The genome window CGAAGCCACCTGCCCGCTGGGCAGCACACCCTCGTCCGGATGGCCTTCGACCATGGCGCGCTGGATCAGCACCGGCGCGTTGGCCGCCGACAGTGTCTGCGTGATGGAGTCGCCCGAGCGCATGGCTGCGATGAAGGTGCGCAGCATGTGCAGGACGCTCATGCCGGTGCGCTGCTTCCAGCGCCAGGCGGAAGCCAGCGCGACGAAGAGTCGCCGCAGACCACTGCCGCCCTCAAGCTTCTCTAGATAGGGGTTGTCGATCATGCGCTGCGGCATGCCGTCGACGGCGGTCGAGGCGCGGATGCGCGCCGCGTCCTGAACCTCCTGGTACTTGGCCAGCGTGCTGCGCGGCACCGGCGATTCGGCCGTCATCAGAAAGCGCGTCCCCATGGCGATGCCCGCCGCACCCCAGGCCAGCGCAGCGGCGAGCCCGCGGCCATCGTGAAAACCGCCGGCGGCGACCACCGGCACGTTCACGGCCTTGAGCACCTGTGGCAGCAGCAGCGTCGTCGGCGTCGAGCCGGTGTGACCACCACCCTCGCCGCCCTGCACTGTGATGATGTCCGCACCCAGTTCGACGGCCTTCACGGCGTGCTTGAGCGCACCCACCGTCGGCATGCAGAGCACGCCGGCTTGCTTGAACCGCCCGATGGTCTCGGCATTCGGCCCGCGCCCGTAACTGACCGCGCGCACGCGATCGGCGTTGGCGAGCACGCGCTCGATGACTTCCTGCGCATTGGGCTGGAACATGTGGAAGTTCACGCCGAAGGGCCCATCACAGCTTTCGCGCAGCTCGGACAGGGCGGCGTCCAACTCGGACGTCGACATGGTCGCGGCTGCCAGGAAACCGAAGCCGCCGGCATTGGTGGTGGCTGCCACCAGCTTGGCATCGGCCACCCAGCCCATGGCCGTCTGCACCACCGGGTGGCGGCAGCCCAGCATCTCGGTCAGTGGCGTGCGGATCTCCGGCATCAGCGCTGCACGATGACGCAGGAGCCGTGGCCGAAGAGGCCCTGATTGGCAGTCACGCCCACGCGCGCGCCCTCGATCTGACGCGAGCCGCTGGTCCCAGTGAGCTGCCAGTGCAGCTCGCAGACCTGGGCGATGGCCTGGGCCGGCACGGCCTCGCCGAAGCAGGCCAGGCCGCCGCTCGGGTTTACCGGCAGCTTGCCGCCGATGGCTGTATCGCCGCGGCGCAGCCACTGGGCCGCCTCGCCGCGCGGGCACAGGCCGAGATCCTCCATCCAGTCCAGTTCCAGCGCGGTGGAGAGATCGTAGACCTCGGCCACGTCGACATCCTCAGGGCCGATGCCGGCCTGCTCGAAGGCCGCGCGCGGCATGGTGGCGCGGAAGGCGTGCGGCTCGGCCGATGCGGCCGAGTCGGTGGCCAGATCCGGCATCTCCACCGTGCTCGACGCGAAGGTCGGCGTGGCAGTGGAAATGGCGGCGACACGCGGGCTGTCGGCGCGACCCATGCGACGCGCGTAATCGGCACTGCAGACCACCAACGCGGCGCCGCCGTCGGAGGTCGCGCAGACATCCATCAGCCGCAGCGGATCCGCCACCGTCGGCGAGTTGGCGACATCCTCGGCCGTGAAGCGCTTGCGATAACGCGCGCGCTCGTTGTCCGCGCCATGCGCGGCGTTCTTGACCTTGACCTGTGCGAAGTCCTCCACGGTGTCGCCGTAGAGGGCCATGCGCCGACGCGCATAGAGCGCGAAATAGGTCGGGTTGGTGATGCCGAGCCGGAAGCGCACCCAGTCCGGATCATCCGGCCGCTCGCCGGCGTTGGGCTTGAGAAAGCCCTTGGGCGTGGTGTCAGCGCCGACCACCAGCGCGACCTCGCACTCACCGGCCGCGATCTTGGCGCGCGCGGCGTTCAGCGCCTGCGCGCCGGAGGCACAGGCGGCGTAGGAGGTGTGCACCTGCGCACCCTGCCAGCCCAGCGCCTGCGCGAAGGTCGCGCCGGCGACATAGCCCGGGTAACCGCAGCGCACCGTGGCCGCGCCAGAGACAAAGCCAACGTCACGCCAGTCCACACCGGACTCGGCCAGTGCGGCGCGTGCGGCGAACACGCCGTAGCGCGTGAAGTGATGCCCCCACTTGCCCCAGGGGTGCATGCCGGCGCCGAGGATATGGACTGCCGTGCTCATGCGACCCTCTCCCCACCGTCGGCTGCGCCGACGGTTCCCCCCTCTCCCTGAGGGAGAGGGGAAGCAGTCGGACGCCACTTCCAGGTTAGCGCATCGCCTTCCTCGTCCGAGAACAGCGGCTCCACGACGAGTTCCATTTCCATGCCGACTTGCAGATCCGCCACATCGACGCCGGTCGCGCACTGGCCGAGCACGACCATGCGCTCGGCATCGAGCTCCACGGCGGCGATGGCAAAGGGTTCGTAGGGATCACTCACCGGCACGTAGGGTGGCGGCGGCTGATAGGCCGCATTGGTGTAGCTCCACAGCCGGCCGCGACGCGACAGCGGCGCGTCCTCGAAGGAGTCGCTGTCGCAGTCCGGATGCCGGCAGAAGCTGTCCAACCTCGGAAAATAGACCGTGCCGCAAGCGGTGCAGCGGCTGCCCAGCAAATGCGGCACCCCGTCGACTTCGGTGAGATAGCCTTCCAAGGCGGGGCGCTGCGCGCTCATGCCGCCTCCGGAACTGCGGGTGGGTTGTCCTTCACTTGCTTCGCGCGGATGTCATGCGGATCCATGCGCCGGATGATTTCGAGCTGCTCTGCAGTCGGCAGCTGCGTCGTGCCCATGTCATCAGCCGCCAGCAGCGGGAAGCCGGTGGCGTCCTGCACCTGCTCGAAGCTCACGCCCGGATGCAGGGAGCGCACCCGCGCCGCCTGATTAGGTCCGTCGAAGGCCATGACGCAGAGATTGGTGACGACGACGCCCAGGGTCGCGAAGTCACGCCTGGCGCCTTCCAGCCAGCGCTCGGCCTTGGTGCCAACGCCGCAGACCATATCGACCTCGCCTTCCACGAAGACACGCTTGTTGTGCTGCGGGACGAAGAAGGAATTGCGGTGATTGATGCTGTTGCCGGGCAGACCACGCACACCCAGGATCGCCGCCTTGGGCTGTTCGTAGCTGCCGCCGACCACCGAAAGATTGGTCTGCGCCCAGCGATCGATCTGCGTCGGTCCGATCATGGCGTGGCGCGCCCCGAACCAGACGCACTCGAAGACGCGCTCGAAGGGCAGATAGCCCTCGTACTTCGGCTGGTGGTCGCCCCGCGGCCCCAGCGGCACCGGCTCGCTCACCAGGTGCGCCTCGCTGTCGGTCATCAGCAGCTCGGGCGAGTGCGTCAGCTTGGCCAGGCTCGCGCCCAGACGCGGGATCGGGCCGATGCCGGAGGCAAAGATTTCGCCGTTGTCGCGCCAGGCTTCGCTGGCCGCGACGATCATCAGCTCTGCAAGTGTCGCCTGCTCAGACATGGCGTCCTCTGCGTGGTTGGTTGGCGGGCAACATCGGCGCGCTCAAAACGCCGGCAGCGATAGGCTGCGGATGTGCTCGGCGCCGCCGACGGCCTTCAGGTAGGCGTCCTCGCCGGGGGCGATGTAGTGGTTGAAGTAGCCCGCCCAGCCATCTTCTTCAGTGGCCGAGGCGTTGTAGGCCTTGAGGTGCGCCATGTCCCAGCCGTAGTCGGGCCCGAAGTAGGTGGGGTGCGCGCCGCAGGGGGCGTGCACGACACCCTTGACCAGATAGCGCTCGAAGCGGTTGTCCTGGACCGTCTCGGCGTCGAGCTGCAGCTGATCCTTGATCTGCTCGCAGCTGACGTAGGCGGCATCAGCAGCGCGCGCAAAGAGGTGATCGAAGAAGCGGTCATGGCCGCGCTCCAGCGTGTTGCCCAGGCGATCGGCGACATTGACGTGCAGCAGGGCCGCATCCAGCTTCAGCGCCGGCATCGCCACATAGACCTCGCCGTCGTCGTAGGGCGAGGCCACCGTGCGCAGTTCCGGATTGCGCGACATGACGTCGGTCGCCAGACCCACCCGCGTCGGCAGGAAGGACATGCGCATGCCGGCGGCACGCAGGCCCCACTCGAACATGCCCTCGTCCAGCTCCATGATCGACAGCTCGCCGCTCTGGCGCGCCTTGCGAAAGTAGGGCTCCAGAGGGATCGCGTCCATGGTGACGAAGGGATAGACCAGCCGCTTGACCTTGCCGGCCGCGCACAGCATGCCGACCTCCGGGCCGCCGTAGGCGACCACCGTGAGGTCGGTGACATCCGAGCGCAGCAGCTCGCGTACCAGCGCCATCGGCTTGCGCCGCGGCCCCCAGCCACCGATGCCCAGCGTCATGCCGCTTTCCAGACGCCCGATGGCCTCGGCCGCCGTCATGCTCTTGTCCAGCGCCATGTTCGCCCCTTACTGGAAGCCGACCGAGAAATCGTGACCCCAGATGCTCACGCTCTCGGTCTTGGTGGTCTCGTGCTTGTCGGGATCGACGATCTCGCCGCCCCAGCCGAACTCCAATGCGAAGTTCGAAGGGGTCATCATGTAGAAGGAGGTCATCTTGTCGTTGGTGTGCTGCCCCAGCGTCGCCATCAGCTTGACGTCGAAGGCCTGCATGCGGTCGTGCGCCTTGCCGACCTCGGTCATTGAATCGACCTCCACCATGATGTGCACGCAGCCGGCCGGATTCGGCATCTCGGCCAGCGCCAGGCTGTGATGCCGGCCGTTGATGCAGTGCAGGAAGTGGATGCGCATGCCCGGCGAGCCGTCCGGCGGCTCGAAATTGAATTCGTCGGAGGCGCCGAAGCCGAGCTTGTCCACGAAAAAGGCGCGCGTCTCGTCGAAGGGAAGCGCAGGCAATACCGTGTGCCCCATGCCGTACTTGCCGGTCTTGAAGCCCGTCACACCGATGGGCGAGACGAAGGCCGCATTGCCGCCGCTATAGCCATGCGTAAGCTCGTGGCGGTTGCCCGCGGGGTCGAAGAAGGTCGCGATATCGGTCACCCGACGCGCCTTCTTGAATGCCTCATCGCCGCGCTCCACGCTTTGTCCGGCCGCCTCGATGGCGGCGATGGTCTCGTCGAAAGCCGCCGCATCGGCCACCTCCCAGCCCGAGGCGAAATACCGGTCCTCGGCGCCGGATATCACGCTGATGCGAAAGTCGCGCTCGTCCATCTTCAACGCGAGCCCGGTGCCGTCATCCAGCGCCTGCATCCCGAGCACCTGCTCGGCGTAGTCGCGCCAACGCTGGATGTCGGTGGACTCGGCCACGACATAGGCCAGCTGGGAAATCTGCGGCATGGCGTTGTCTGCCCCCTGAATGTGCGCCGCCATTATCGAAACCACCGCCCCCCAAGGCTTCATCCGTTGGGGTGAGTCGCGACCGACTTGCCGGGGGCAAGTCGCAGCGCGACTCACCGCCGCGGCCATGGATGGCCGCGGCGGAACGAGCGCGAAGCCGATTCTGGCCCCTCCTCGAAGCGAGACTCCGCACCAGACGACTTCAACACCATGGGCAGCAGTCTCACGGAAGAGGCCTCCATCGCAGACTTCCACCGCAGAGACCTGACGATACGCCCGACAGGGATCGGGCCAGTGGCAAACACGGACCACAACTGCTCCAATAACGCCATAACGCACAAGGAGGAGAGACGATGCTGCAAGCCGAACTGAACCGGATGACCCGCCTTTCGGGCGGATTCCTCACCGTGATCGCTGCAACCGGTGCCCTGTTGGCTGCCGCCGCGCCCGCTCCAGCCGAGGCGCAGAAAGAAGCATCCGTCATCGAGCGCCTGCAGACCGACGCCCCTCGCAATTGGGGTAAATGGGGCGACGCTGACGAGGTCGGCGCGCTGAATTACCTGGACGCCGCGCAAGTTAAGCGCGGCGCGCAGGCGGTACGCAGCGGCAAGACCTTCACGCTACAGATTCCGATGACGCACGACGACGGCCCGGTCTTTCCGGGGCGCGTGGCCATGCAGCACTACATGTCGCAGGACGAGGCGCTGTACAGCTCTGGCAAGGCCGACCCGGTGGCCGGCGGCATCAAGTATTCCGACGACGTCGCCTTCATGTACCTGCAGGGCACCACCCACGTCGATGCGCTGGCGCACGCCTGGTACGGCGAGCAGATCTACGGCGGCACGTCAGCCGACAGCACCGTGCACGGCCATGCGGTGGCAGATGTGGCGGCGCTCGGCGAGCGCGGCATCGTCGGCCGCGGCACGCTGCTGGATGTGGGCCGGCATCGCGGCGGCGACAACGGCCGCCTGCCGCCGAACACCTGCATTCACCTGAAAGACCTTGAAGCCACGGCCAAGGCGCAGGACATCGAAGTCGCCAAGCGCGACATTCTCGTCATCCGCACCGGTTCGCTCGTGCGCTACTACGAGGACGAACCGGACGCCGAGTGGAACGCGATGAACGAGCCCGGTCTCTGCTACAGCCGCGAGCTGCTGCAATGGCTGGACGCCATGGAAACGCCCGCCATCCTGATGGACAACATCGCCATCGAGAAGGTGGTGCAGGAGATCGACGGCGAGCAGCTGGTGATCCCGCTGCACGGCGCGCTGATGCGCGACATGGGCATCGTCCTCAGCGAAATCAACTGGCTGGAGGATCTGGCCGAAGACAGCGCGGATGATGGGCAGTACAGCTTCCTGCTGACGGCCGCTCCGCTGAAGGTGGAAGAGGGCAGCGGCGCACCGGTGAATCCGGTAGCCGTCAAGTAATCCCCGGGATGGCGCGCGGCATCAGGCTTTAGCGACCGGCCCGCGCACCCTTCCCGCTCCTAGTCGGAAGACGGCGGGTCGCCGTCGTCGCTGTCGCCGCGCTCCTTGCGCACGACGGCCGCCTTGCCGGCGATAGTGCCGTCGTCCTCACCCTGGAAAAAACGCGTCCCAAAGATCAGCAGGCACAGCACTACACCCACCGGGAAGGCCCAGGCCGCACCCTTGGTGACGAGCACGGCGGCGGTGACGCCGGCAATTCCGAGGTCGCGCTGGCTCTTCGCCTCCATGATGCCGATGCGCACGCTGACGTAGCCCTGGATGAGCAGCGTCAGGGCCAGCGCCACGGCCAGGATCGGCTCGACCAGGCTGACGATGGGCAGCAGCAGCAGGCCCGTATTCGTGCCCCAGCGGAAGGAGCCGGAGCCGCCGAAGATGGAATCCATCGCGGCCCTGCCCTGCTTGTAGCGCTCGATAACGACGACGTGCATGGCCGACCATAGCGGCCCGCACATGACGACATCCGGGCCGAACATGCTCATGCCGAGATTGCGGCCACCGAAGAGCAGGTGCGCGCGATCCGCGTTGTAGTCGATCTTCTCGTCGGGCCGAACGCCATCCGCCTCCTCAAGCAGCGCCTTGCTTTGCAACACATCGCCGAAGAGCACGATGTAGGCAGCCGCCACTGTCGGCACGGCCATCAGGAACATCATCGGCGACGGCAGGCCGACGCCGAAGACGGTGTACTCGGACCACATCAGCGCGAAGTCGGGCTGGCTGAAGCCCCAGCGGATGTCGGGCCACGGTGCCTCACCGAACAGCGGCGCAATCACCACCGCCAGCGCGATGATCGGGAAGATGCCGAGCTTGCCAATCTGGCCCCACAAGCCTCCGCGCGCCTTCAGCTGGCCGAAGTGGCGCGAGAACAGCAGATAGAAGGCCAGGCCGATGGCGATGCTGATGGTGAATGGGAACTGATCGAAGCGGCCGCCCGCCTCGAAGACCACAACTACTGCGGCCAGCCCCGCCCCCATGATGATGCCGGCCTTGATGGCCGAGGGCACCAGCCGCACCACCTGTGCGGCCAGCCCGAAACGCCCGAGCACGATGGCAGTCGCGCCTAGCAGCATCTGGAAGGCGATCAGCGCCTGCACGCGCGCCTCTCCTTCCGGAAAGGTCTCTACGTAAGCGATCAGCAGCGGAATCGCAGGCGTGATCCACCCCGGCACCACCGGATCACCGAGCAGGTGATGCACGAGATAGAGCAAACCGTTGAGGATGACGATGGCCAGCGCCGCCTCGAAGGGCATGCCCAGAAGCTCGGTCATCAGCGGAATCGCGGCGAGATCCACCGCGCACATCAGCAGCCCCTGCAGGAAATCGGGCAGCTCGAAGCGGTAGTGCAGGAAAGGCAGCCGAAGCTTGAAGGGCCCGACCGGTATAAAAGGGCTCTCGGCGCCCTCCGAGCGCTGTTTCCATGCAGGCATGCGGACTCCCCCATCCGGTGATCATTCGTCTCACCGGCGAGTTTGCCACCAGTCGGGTGCGCAGCAGCAGCCGCGGATACGCCCGGCGACGGTTACGCCGCCGGGCGGCTCGTTCTTAGCGCGGCTGCATGCGGATGCCGCCGTCAACGCGGATGGTCTCGCCGTTGACGTAGGCGTTCTCGACGATGGACTGCGCCATCTGCGCAATCTCCTCGGGACGGCCCAGGCGCTGCGGGTTCAGCACCTGCTGCGACAGGGCATCGACGACCTTCTCGCCCAGTGCTTCGAAGAGCGGCGTGTAGATCAAGCCCGGCGCGATGGTGTTGACGCGGATGCCCAGCTGGGCGAGATCGCGCGCGATGGGCAGCGTCATGCCAACGATGCCGCCCTTGGAAGCCGAATAGGCGGCCTGACCGATCTGGCCTTCGTAGGCCGCCACCGAGGCCGTGTTGATAATGACGCCGCGCTCGCCTTCAACCGGCTCGTTGTTGGCCATCTGCTCGGCCGCCAAGCGCAGAACATTGAAGGTGCCAACCAGATTGATCTGGATGACCTTGTTGAACTGATCCAGCGGGAAGGGGCCGTCCTTGCCGAGCGTCTTCGACGCGTGCGCGATGCCGGCGAAGTTGAGGCAAACGTGGATGGCACCGAAGGCTTCCATGGCCTTGGCGATCCCGGCCTGCACGGAGGCTTCGTCGGTGACATTGACCTCGGCGAAGACGGCCTTGTCACCCAGCTCCTTGGCCAGCGCTT of Algiphilus aromaticivorans DG1253 contains these proteins:
- a CDS encoding cyclase family protein, yielding MLQAELNRMTRLSGGFLTVIAATGALLAAAAPAPAEAQKEASVIERLQTDAPRNWGKWGDADEVGALNYLDAAQVKRGAQAVRSGKTFTLQIPMTHDDGPVFPGRVAMQHYMSQDEALYSSGKADPVAGGIKYSDDVAFMYLQGTTHVDALAHAWYGEQIYGGTSADSTVHGHAVADVAALGERGIVGRGTLLDVGRHRGGDNGRLPPNTCIHLKDLEATAKAQDIEVAKRDILVIRTGSLVRYYEDEPDAEWNAMNEPGLCYSRELLQWLDAMETPAILMDNIAIEKVVQEIDGEQLVIPLHGALMRDMGIVLSEINWLEDLAEDSADDGQYSFLLTAAPLKVEEGSGAPVNPVAVK
- a CDS encoding Zn-ribbon domain-containing OB-fold protein: MSAQRPALEGYLTEVDGVPHLLGSRCTACGTVYFPRLDSFCRHPDCDSDSFEDAPLSRRGRLWSYTNAAYQPPPPYVPVSDPYEPFAIAAVELDAERMVVLGQCATGVDVADLQVGMEMELVVEPLFSDEEGDALTWKWRPTASPLPQGEGGTVGAADGGERVA
- a CDS encoding lipid-transfer protein, which produces MSTAVHILGAGMHPWGKWGHHFTRYGVFAARAALAESGVDWRDVGFVSGAATVRCGYPGYVAGATFAQALGWQGAQVHTSYAACASGAQALNAARAKIAAGECEVALVVGADTTPKGFLKPNAGERPDDPDWVRFRLGITNPTYFALYARRRMALYGDTVEDFAQVKVKNAAHGADNERARYRKRFTAEDVANSPTVADPLRLMDVCATSDGGAALVVCSADYARRMGRADSPRVAAISTATPTFASSTVEMPDLATDSAASAEPHAFRATMPRAAFEQAGIGPEDVDVAEVYDLSTALELDWMEDLGLCPRGEAAQWLRRGDTAIGGKLPVNPSGGLACFGEAVPAQAIAQVCELHWQLTGTSGSRQIEGARVGVTANQGLFGHGSCVIVQR
- a CDS encoding 3-hydroxyacyl-CoA dehydrogenase yields the protein MQINDRVFVITGGASGIGRANVEYFHERGARVAIFDMNAEAGEALAKELGDKAVFAEVNVTDEASVQAGIAKAMEAFGAIHVCLNFAGIAHASKTLGKDGPFPLDQFNKVIQINLVGTFNVLRLAAEQMANNEPVEGERGVIINTASVAAYEGQIGQAAYSASKGGIVGMTLPIARDLAQLGIRVNTIAPGLIYTPLFEALGEKVVDALSQQVLNPQRLGRPEEIAQMAQSIVENAYVNGETIRVDGGIRMQPR
- a CDS encoding CoA-transferase subunit beta; this encodes MSEQATLAELMIVAASEAWRDNGEIFASGIGPIPRLGASLAKLTHSPELLMTDSEAHLVSEPVPLGPRGDHQPKYEGYLPFERVFECVWFGARHAMIGPTQIDRWAQTNLSVVGGSYEQPKAAILGVRGLPGNSINHRNSFFVPQHNKRVFVEGEVDMVCGVGTKAERWLEGARRDFATLGVVVTNLCVMAFDGPNQAARVRSLHPGVSFEQVQDATGFPLLAADDMGTTQLPTAEQLEIIRRMDPHDIRAKQVKDNPPAVPEAA
- a CDS encoding CoA transferase subunit A produces the protein MDKSMTAAEAIGRLESGMTLGIGGWGPRRKPMALVRELLRSDVTDLTVVAYGGPEVGMLCAAGKVKRLVYPFVTMDAIPLEPYFRKARQSGELSIMELDEGMFEWGLRAAGMRMSFLPTRVGLATDVMSRNPELRTVASPYDDGEVYVAMPALKLDAALLHVNVADRLGNTLERGHDRFFDHLFARAADAAYVSCEQIKDQLQLDAETVQDNRFERYLVKGVVHAPCGAHPTYFGPDYGWDMAHLKAYNASATEEDGWAGYFNHYIAPGEDAYLKAVGGAEHIRSLSLPAF
- a CDS encoding NAD(P)H-dependent flavin oxidoreductase, which gives rise to MPEIRTPLTEMLGCRHPVVQTAMGWVADAKLVAATTNAGGFGFLAAATMSTSELDAALSELRESCDGPFGVNFHMFQPNAQEVIERVLANADRVRAVSYGRGPNAETIGRFKQAGVLCMPTVGALKHAVKAVELGADIITVQGGEGGGHTGSTPTTLLLPQVLKAVNVPVVAAGGFHDGRGLAAALAWGAAGIAMGTRFLMTAESPVPRSTLAKYQEVQDAARIRASTAVDGMPQRMIDNPYLEKLEGGSGLRRLFVALASAWRWKQRTGMSVLHMLRTFIAAMRSGDSITQTLSAANAPVLIQRAMVEGHPDEGVLPSGQVASVLDDLPPVVELIDHIMAEATARIDAMPRPQGATAATNKQGDAA
- a CDS encoding VOC family protein, producing MPQISQLAYVVAESTDIQRWRDYAEQVLGMQALDDGTGLALKMDERDFRISVISGAEDRYFASGWEVADAAAFDETIAAIEAAGQSVERGDEAFKKARRVTDIATFFDPAGNRHELTHGYSGGNAAFVSPIGVTGFKTGKYGMGHTVLPALPFDETRAFFVDKLGFGASDEFNFEPPDGSPGMRIHFLHCINGRHHSLALAEMPNPAGCVHIMVEVDSMTEVGKAHDRMQAFDVKLMATLGQHTNDKMTSFYMMTPSNFALEFGWGGEIVDPDKHETTKTESVSIWGHDFSVGFQ